The genomic stretch TGCAAAGCCTGCGCCCGGCTGAAGTGGTATTTGCCCGTCCGCAGCAAAAGAAATTCCGCCAGCAATTTGGTCAGCGGTATTACACCTATCCGCTGGAAGAATGGATTTTCAGCTACCCGTATGCCGAAGAGTTGCTCATCAAACACTTTCACACCCACTCCCTGAAAGGCTTTGGCATTGATCATCTGAAGGAAGCCATCGTAGCAGCCGGTGCTATTCTTCATTACCTGCGCGATACGGAACACCCCGACTTGCAGCATATCACCACCATCCAACGGATTGACCGCAATGATTTTCTGTGGATGGACAGGTTTACCCTGCGCAACCTGGAGCTGGTGGAGCCGTTGTCCGAACAAAGCCGCAGCCTGCTGCAGGTGCTTGACCATACCCTTACCCCCATGGGTGCCCGCATGCTGAAACGCTGGCTCTTGTTCCCCCTGCAGGATATCCATGCCATCAACGAACGGCTAGATGCGGTTTCAACCCTGATTAAAGATGAGCCCACACGGCGGCAACTGAATGCTCTGCTCAAGCAGATGGGTGATATGGAACGGCTGGTGGCGCGTATTCCCCTGCGGAAGATCACCCCGCGGGAAGTGTGGCAGCTGGGCAAAAGCCTGCAGCTGATGGAACAAATCCGCCAATTGTTTATTTCATCCAACCATCCACAATCCTATCCCGATGCTTATCTGCGCCGCCAGGCCGAGCAGATCAATGCCTGCCCTTCGCTGGCGCAAAACATTTTCCAAACTCTCATTGAAAACCCGCCGGCCGTCAGCAACAAGGGTGGCATCATCCGGGAAGGCGTCCATGCGGAACTGGATGAGCTGCGCCGGCTCGCACATAGCGGCAAAGCCTATCTCCAGGAAATCCAGCAAAAAGAAGCCGAACGCACCGGTATTCCTTCGCTGAAAATCGGGTTCAACAATGTGTTTGGCTACTATCTGGAGGTTACCCATGCCCATCGCCACAAGGTGCCGGCCGACTGGATCCGGAAACAAACCCTGACCAAAGCCGAACGCTATGTGACGCCCGAACTGAAATCGTATGAAGAAAAAATTCTGGGAGCGGAAGAAAAAATCCTGGTGCTCGAACAACAAATTTTCGATGCACTGGTGCAAAGCATGCAGGATTATATTCCCGCCCTGCAAGCCAATGCCCAGGTGATTGCCCGGCTTGATTGTATCCGCTGTTTTGCTGAAAATGCGCTGCAGTTTCATTACCGCCGGCCTGAACTGCATGAGGGTGACACACTCGAAATCCGCGAAGGCAGACATCCGGTAATTGAACAAAGCCTGAAACCCGGAGAAAGCTATATCCCGAATGACGTGTATCTGGATTGTTCCACCCAGCAAATCATTATCCTCACCGGCCCGAACATGAGCGGTAAATCAGCCCTGCTGCGGCAAACAGCCCTAATTACCCTGATGGCACACGTGGGCAGTTTTGTGCCGGCCAGTTCGGCCAAAATCAGCATCACCGATAAGGTTTTCACCCGGGTAGGAGCTTCCGATAACCTCAGTGGTGGAGAATCTACCTTTATGATGGAGATGAATGAAACGGCCAGCATTATCCACAATTTCACCCAACGCAGCCTGGTAATCCTCGACGAAATCGGCCGGGGTACCAGTACCTACGACGGTATTTCCATTGCCTGGAGCATCGTGGAATATCTTCATGACGGCACCCCCCACCATCCCAAAACCCTTTTTGCCACCCATTATCATGAATTAAACGAGCTGGAAAAACACCTGGAACGGGTAAAGAATTTTCATATCACCCACACGGAATCGGGCAATAAAATTATTTTTCTGCGCAAGCTGGCCCCCGGAGGCAGCCGCCATAGCTTTGGAATTCATGTTGCCAGAATGGCAGGTATGCCGCCCGAACTCGTGAAACGGGCCGAAGAAATTTTGCATGAACTGGAAGCCCGGCAGCCAGAAAAAGACGCTCCTGGCCATGCCATCCCACCTAAAGCCCATTACCAGCTAAGCATATTTGATGAGCAAACCCTGATATTTCAGCAAATCAGGCAAATGCTGCACGAAGTAGATATCAATCGCCTGACGCCTGTGGAAGCGCTAATCAAACTGAATGAGATCAAAAAACTAATCCGTTAGTATTTCTGCCGACAGACTGACAAGCTGGCTTCGGCATCATTATTGCCACACTTTAAGCGAAATCAATTGTTTATTTATTAAAATTTAATATTATGAAAGCAAATATCGGAATCCCTGAAAAAAATCTGCAGGAAGAAGCCAAAATGCTGAATACGCTGCTGGCCGATGAAACCGTCCTGTATATCAAAACCCGGAATTATCACTGGAATCTAGAAAGCCACAGTTTTGCAGAAATCCACCGTTTTCTGGAAGAACAATACACCATGCTGGCCGGCATGATTGATGAACTAGCCGAACGCATCCGTCAGTTGGGACATTATGCAGTAGCTACGCTTGAGGATTATCTAAAACTGACCAACCTCACCGAAGGGCAGGCTGGAGAAACCCAGGAAAAAGCGCTGCAGATTTTGCTGGATGATCATGAAACGCTGATCCGGGAAATCCGTAAGATGGCCAAACAGGCAGATGAAGAATATGAAGATGCCGGAACCAATGATTTCCTGGTGGGTCTGATGGAAAAGCACGAAAAGATGGCCTGGATGCTGCGCAGCTACCTGCCCAACCGCAAATCCTGATAACAAACTTAGCTTGTCCGGAGCGCCCGGCGTATCCGGACTAATTTTTCCAGCAGCGGTTCCATCAGATGGAGAGCAAGCATATTGGCCCCATCCGATAGCGCCCTGGCCGGTTCGGGATGGGTTTCTATGAAAATACCATCCGCTCCGGTAGCAATAGCTGCACAGGCAATGGTTTCGATCAGTTGCGGCTTGCCACCGGTCACTCCGCTTGCTTGATTGGGTTGTTGCAGGGAGTGGGTGCAATCCACCACCACCGGTACACCGGCTGCCTGCATGATGGGCACGTTGCGGAAATCTACTACCAGATCGCCATAGCCAAACATGGAGCCGCGTTCGGTGAGGATGATTTTTCCATTGCCCGTCTGCCTGACTTTTTCCACGGCAAACTTCATTGCTTCGCCACTCACAAACTGCCCCTTTTTGATGTTCACTACCTTACCGGTAGATCCGGCAGCCTGCAGCAATTCGGTTTGTCTGCAGAGAAAAGCAGGTATCTGCAACACATCCACATATTCAGCAGCCATGGCTGCCTCTGGGGGAGTATGAATATCCGTGAGTACCGGCAATTGCCATTCCTTACCCGTTTTCTGCAACAACCTGAGGGCTTTTTCATCACCGATACCGGTAAATGAATCAGCCTTCGTGCGATTGGCTTTGCGGTAGGATGATTTGAAAATATACGGAATACCCAGCCGCTGGCATATACGCTTTACCTCCCCAGCTACCGTCATCACGAGATCTTCATTTTCCACGACACAGGGACCAGCAATCAGAAAAAACATCTCCGGATCCCGGGATTGACCCTGAAAAAGAAACTCAATGGCAGATATGCGTTCAGTATTCATGAGCACAAACCTATCATGTTTTTCGTTGTGAACAATTTTCATTTTTCCGGAAATAAAAAAACTAACAATTTGCAGCAACTTTTCACTACAAAATCGTATGCCTGTCAAAGAACGCATCCTGGTGATCGGAGCTTGTGGTCAGATTGGTGTGGAACTGACGCTGGCTCTGCGCAAGATTTATGAACCTCAGCACGTAATTGCTGCTGATCTGCGCGATGAACATCCTTTGCTAAAAGGCACGGGGCCTTACGTTACGCTTGACGTGATGAACCGAGAAATGCTGCATGTGTTGGTCATCCGCCACCACATTACGCAGATTTACCATCTGGCCGCCATCCTTTCAGCCACTGCCGAAAAAAATCCCGCGCTGGCCTGGCACATCAACATGCAGAGCCTGATTCATGTGCTGGAAATTGCCCGGGAAGAAAATCTGCACAAAGTGTACTGGCCCAGCTCCATTGCCGTATTTGGCCGCGGCGCTCCCCGGCAACAAACTCCGCAACACACCATTCTGGAGCCTACCACTGCCTATGGCATCAGCAAGCTGGCCGGCGAGCGTTGGTGCGAATATTATCACGAGCGGTATGGTGTGGATGTGCGCAGCTTGCGCTACCCAGGCCTGATCAGCTATAAATCTTCTCCCGGTGGAGGGACCACCGACTACGCCATTGAAATGTTCCAGGCAGCGGTGGAAAACCGGACTTATACCTGCCCGCTAGCTCCCGATGCCCGGCTGCCTATGATGTACATGCCCGACGCCATCCGCGCTACCATTGAACTGATGGAAGCACCGGCCGATCGCATTTCATTGCATAGCAGCTACAACCTGCATGCTTTCCACTTCTCACCTACCGAGCTGGCTGCAGCTATCCGGAAACATGTACCGGAGTTTGAGATCTGCTACCAGCCTGACTTTCGCCAGCAGATTGCCGAAAGTTGGCCCGAAAGTATTGACGACAGCCAAGCACGCCGGGATTGGGGCTGGAAGCCGGCCTTCGACCTGGAAAGCATGACTGTTGACATGCTGCAAAACCTGCAACAACTGAGAAAGAAAAACTGATTGCCGGAAATAGGATGCATGGGATTATTTCAATCCCAGCACATCTTCCATGCTGAAGATGCCTTTTTTACCCTTCACCCATTCGGCTGCCAATACCGCCCCCAATGCAAAACCCTCGCGGGAATGAGCCGTATGCCTGATTTCAATCTCATCCACAGCAGAGCTATACTTTACCACATGAATGCCGGGCACAGGGTCCACCCGCTCAGAAATGACAGACAGCTCATCCGGCCGTTCTGCAGGGCGATTCACCCATTGCTTTTTGCGGCTGATGCGCTGCAGAATTTGCTCGGCCAGGGTGATGGCTGTTCCGCTGGGCGCATCTTTTTTGCCGGTATGATGAATTTCGCGGATGTCCACCTCATACTGCGGATAGGCAGCCATCAGCTGCGCCAGATACTTGTTGAGGGCAAAAAACAAATTTACCCCCAGGCTGAAGTTGGAAGCATATACCAGGGTCTGATTCTGTTCCCGGCAGCGTTGTGCTACCTCCGGCCAGCGATGCAGCCATCCCGTAGTCCCGCAAACCACAGGTACGCCGGCTTCAAAACAAGCCAAAATATTATCTACAGCCGATTCGGGTGTAGTGAATTCAATCGCCACATCGGCAGCCGACAGCTTTTCGGGCTTCAGCCAATCTGCACGATTGTCCACATCCACCCGGCAAAGAATTTCATGTCCCCTCTGCAGCACAATCGGCTCAATGGTTTTGCCCATGCGGCCATAACCAATAAGTGCAATTTTCACAGAAAAAAATTTTAGCCAGGTGCCAAAAATACAACAGGATATAAAAAGATGGGGTGTGAAATTTTTCAGAATTCAACACATTTCGCACCCAATGTATCCTTAACCCTGCATATCATGAATGAACCTTAATCTCCGAAATCCTGTTTCTCTTGAATCTTAGAAAATAAATTAAATATTCGCTTGCATAAAAAGATTCGGGTTGGCAATAAATTTCATCTTTATATTTCGAACAATAAAGATGATAATACCACGAAACTTTACTTTGAAGCATGCTTGTCATAATTATCGTAAAGCTCTCTTGATTATAAGAAAAATCAATACCTACTGTTTGAAAAAATTTCCACTTACTCATCCCAACCTTTATCCCATCAACAAATTGAAATACAGTATCTCTAACCGTTCCAAAAAGCCAATAATCATTATCATTTCTGCTCGATTTTAACCCTACAACAACCGAGTCTTTTTTGTTTTCTAAAAGAGTAAAATTAGATGGACTTGATTTCTTAAAAATTCTATATCCCTTTCTATAAAAATGAGCAATTGTTGAATCATTCATTACAGGTTCATACCGATTTGAATCCGCATTAAGTATATCTCTACCTGAATGGATGTATCACATGTATGACTTTTCAACTATCGAAAATATCTTTGTCTTTTCCGCTACCATAAAAGTTTCCTCATCTCCCAGGCATGAATCTGGAAATAACCGATTCCTGCATGCGTAAAAAAAATTTATCCCCATAAGTAGGCTCAATATCAACAGAATCTTTATATACACATCCTTTCGTGTAAGATTTTACAACTTGATTCGGATGATTAAATAATAACAATGCAAACAAAGCAAAAAGGAAAACAGCATCTTTAAAATCCATCTTTCAAAATGAGTTTATATGTAAACAATGCAGTTCCAAAATCTGCTCCTATTAAGGTATATCTGCCGCTTTTCAGGGTATAATCATATTGCAATGGAGTGTGTCTATAAAAAAATTCGAGAAATAAGTCTTTCGCTTAGTGAAACAAAAAGATCTAACAAACAGCCAAGTAAGTGATATCTGGTGTGAAAAATTATTTCAACCTACTGCATAGAAATATCCACCCTCCGCTGCCAAAATAAACTATTCCATCCGCTATCGCAGGAGATGAATTCAAAAATGCTGAACTTAGTTTAAACTTCCATTATCATTCACCCAACTGATGAACACCTTTGGTATGATACACGCCTGTGCGTTGCGGGTTGGCACGGGACATGGCTGTAGGGGCATGCGCACCGGTTTAGTCTCTGTCAGAAAAGAAAGGCCATATTCTATGCAGAGTTGAGATAAAGTTCCGGTTCGTTTTCATTATGTTGTATGATTTATCATCGAAGTTTAAAAACCTTAAAACATAATGATCCAACCATTCAAAAAATTATTTTCCTCTTCGCACAAAATACCCCTTCAGCATTTTAATGCGGCGTATCTGAAAAACTTCTGGTTGTTATCACTTTTGCTTGTCCAGGTTCATCACGAGGCCGTATCCGACATAGCCGCTGTGGATAACGGGCTGCAAACGAAGCGAGAGATTATCGGATACATTGAAGTAATAAAGATGGGCATCTACCAGGGCATCGACAATATTGATCACATATACTCCCATGAAGGCCAAGGCTGAATAATCCACGTACTGCCGGTAAATATCGCGGATCCGCTTCTGGTCCTGCGGGCCATACTGATCCACAAAAGGATCGCCTGTTTTCTGTCCCGTAAAACTCAGCCGATAGGCATCGCGAAACAGGATATATTGTTTGTAATTGTAGATAAACACCCCGGCAGCTACACCCAATCCGGCATAGGCAATGGGTATTTTCCAGTATTTGTGGTTATAGGCCTGACCCAGCCCTGGCAGCACCGCCGAGTACAAAGCAGCCAGCCGAGGATCGTGAACGGGTTGAGCCATAGTAGTGTCGGGCTGGGCAATGGTAGTATCCGGCTGCATGCGGATAGTGTCTGCTGCTGATATAGCGGCGGGTGCATGGGTGGTATCAGCTTTCCTGGGCAGGGTATCACGCACAAATATGGTATCGGCTAAAACATGAATGGTATCAGTAACCACGGGCTGCTGGGCTTTTGCGTAGCGGGGCATTAGAAGTCCAGTGCATATACACAAACCCAGCAAGCCACACACAAATCGGCCCTTTGCCCGCAGACAGGCGAAGTGACGGATAAGTCCTGAAAAAAGATGATATGGCCGAAACATAATCCCGGATCCCTGCATCGGCATCCGGCAATCAGCCGCGAATGCGTTGCAGGAGTTCCAGGATGCGGTTGAGTTCTTCATCGGAATAAAAATCAATGGCGATATGTCCTTTGCCGCTCTGGTTGCGCTGCAGTTTCACCCGGGTGGAAAACAGATCGGTGAGCTGATCCTGTATGCGCTGATAAGCTGGCGGTAGCTGCGTACCGGAAGCGGCCGGCTTGTTTTTATGCCTGCGATCCAGCTGGCGCACCAGCTCTTCGGTTTGTCTGACGGAGAGTTTTTTACGGATGATTTCATGAAAAACAAAGAGCTGTTGCTCGATGTTTTCAATATTGATGATTGCCCGGGCGTGTCCCATGCTGATTTCTCCGCTACGTACGGCAACCTGGATATCGGGCGGCAGCTTCAGCAGGCGCAGATAATTGGTGACCGTGGTACGATCTTTCCCGATGCGCTCGGCTACTTGTTCCTGTGTCAGTCCGCATTCTTCCATCAGGCGCCGATAGCTGAGTGCCGTTTCAATGGCATTGAGATCCTGGCGCTGCAGGTTTTCAGTGAGTGCCCATTCCAGCAATTGCTGATCATCGGCCTCGCGGATAAAAGCCGGAATATCCTTCAGGCCGGCTATACGGGCTGCCCGCAACCGACGCTCGCCGGCAATGAGCCGGTATTGCCTGTGCCCTATGCGGCTTACGGTGATAGGCTGAATCACATCGTGTGTCTGGATGGAATGAGCCAGCTCGACAAGGGCCTTTTCATCGAAATCACGCCGGGGCTGCATGGGATTCACCTCAATCTGATCGAGCGGAATCCGTTCGAAATTGGTAGCCGAAATGATTTTTTCTTCGGCTAGCGTGCCGGAAGGCGACTTGAAATCAGCATCAATATGTTGAAGCAGAGAACGAATTCCTTTACCAAGCGCTTCTTTTTTATGGGGTGCAGCAGACATCAGGCAATGATTTTATCTTTTAGTTTAATGCGGGTTGCATCATTTTTCTGGAGAATTTCACGAGCCAAATTCAGGTAGTGCAAGGCGCCGTTGCTATCGGCATCATACAGTACTGCCGGCTTGCCGAGGCTGGGAGCTTCAGCCAGACGCGTATTCCGGTGGATGATGGTATCGAAAACCAGATCATTGAAATGATGCCTGATTTCGCTGAGGATCTGATTGCTCAGCCGCAGACGGCCATCATACATGGTCAGCAAAATACCTTCGATTTCCAGGCTGGTATTCAGCCGGGTCTGGACAATCTTAATGGTATTGAGCAGCTTACCCAGCCCCTCCAGCGCAAAAAATTCACATTGCACCGGAATAATCACCGAATCGGCAGCCGTCAGGGCATTTACTGTAATCAAGCCCAGGGAAGGCGAACAATCTATGATGATAAAATCATATTCTGGCTTTAAAGGCTCCAGTACCTGTTTCAGCACATGTTCTCGGTTGGGATGATGAATCAGCTCCAGCTCGGCACCCACCAGGTCAATATGTGCAGGGAGAAGCTGCAGGTCTTTCATTTCCGTTTGAAGAATCACGTCGCGCGCACGGGCTTCATTGACCATGCAATCGTACACACTTTGCTGGATGTTGCGCAGATCAAACCCCAGGCCTGTGGTGCTATTGGCCTGCGGATCGGCGTCTACCAGCAGGGTTTTATATTCCAGCACAGCCAGGCTGGCTGAAAGATTGATGGCGGTGGTGGTTTTACCCACACCTCCTTTCTGATTAGCTAAAGCAATAATTTTTCCCATGGATTCGGTTCAAATAAACAAAAATATCAGCTTACAATTCAATGGTTTCCCCTATACCGGGCAACAGCAGCTGGCGGCCAGCTTCCTGAAAAGCCTTCCGTGCCGCCTCCTTATCAATCTTAATGTATCCGAAGGTATCATAATGCACACCTACTACCCTCTCGGTCTGTACCAGTTCAGCAGCTACCAGGGCATCCTCATAACCCATGGTAAAATTGTCGCCAATGGGAAATACGGCAAAATCAATCCGGGCATATCGCGGAATCAACTGCATATCCAGCGTAAGGGCAGTATCGCCCGAATAGTAAAAATTTCCTTGAGCAGTCTGACACACAAAACCACCGGGATTGCCGCCGTTAGTGCCGTCGGGCAGTTTGCTGGAATGGATAGCATGCACGTATTTCACTTTTCCGAAATCAAATGTCCAGCTTCCGCCATGATTCATCGGGTGCACCTTTTGAAAACCCTGCCCCTGAAACCATTCAATGATTTCAAAATTGGATACGATAGTAGCACCTGTCCGTTTGGCAATGGCAGCTACATCGGCCACATGATCGGCGTGGCCATGGGAAACCAGGATATAATCGGCCGGTATCTGATGAATGTCAATGTGCCGGGCCAGTTCATTGGGCGTGATGAACGGATCGAATAAAATATGGTGCTGACCCACCTGCACAGCAAAACAAGCATGACCGTAATAGGTAAATTTCATAACGAGGTAATTTAATCTTGGATTGAATCAAATGATTAGAAACCAGATTTTACAAAAATACAATCATTCTCCCGAAAGCGTCAAACCCATGTGGATGATATGTGAATTGATCTCACTCTGGCTTTTTCAGTAGGTTTGCTATGGAAATGGAAGAGATTACCGTTATTGCAGGTACCAATCGTCCGGGCAGTCGCACCCTGCCCATTGCCCGTCAATATATCCGGCTGTTGCAGGATTATCCGGTTTCCACACATCTGCTTTCCCTGGAAGGCCTGGACCTGAACAAGCGCACAGAGCAGCTGAAGGAAATTGAAGATACGCTTATCATTCCGGTGCAAAAATTCATTTTTATTTTACCGGAGTATAATGGCAGTTTTTCCGGGGCTGTGAAAACCTTCATTGATCTTACGCGTTACAAAGAATGCTGGTATTTCAAAAAAGCCCTGCTAACCGGTGTGGCAGAGGGAAAGGGAGGTAATCTGCGCGGACTGGAACATTTTACCGGTGTACTGCATTTTTTGAAAATTGTGGTGCATCCCAATAAATTGCCTATTTCTTCCGTGCGGCAGCTGGTGAATGCACAGGGTGAAATCACGGACGAGCAGACCCTGCGCCTCATCAGGCAACAAATTGAAGAGTTTCTGGCATTATAATCTCATTGACTATGTTTTCACTTCTTCGCAGTGGATGGATTATCCTGATTTTGCTGCTTATTGACTGG from Thermoflavifilum aggregans encodes the following:
- the mutS gene encoding DNA mismatch repair protein MutS, with amino-acid sequence MDNERTCNHLLTLFTTMSQSKNSLTPLMQQHKAIKARYPDAILLFRVGDFYETFYEDAVIASQVLGIVLTKRSNGAAASVDLAGFPYHALDTYLHKLVKAGYRVAVCDQLEDPKQAKGVVKRGVTELVTPGIALHEKLLEHNANNFLAALHFGEQQIGLAFVDVSTGEMLVAEGDQEYADKLLQSLRPAEVVFARPQQKKFRQQFGQRYYTYPLEEWIFSYPYAEELLIKHFHTHSLKGFGIDHLKEAIVAAGAILHYLRDTEHPDLQHITTIQRIDRNDFLWMDRFTLRNLELVEPLSEQSRSLLQVLDHTLTPMGARMLKRWLLFPLQDIHAINERLDAVSTLIKDEPTRRQLNALLKQMGDMERLVARIPLRKITPREVWQLGKSLQLMEQIRQLFISSNHPQSYPDAYLRRQAEQINACPSLAQNIFQTLIENPPAVSNKGGIIREGVHAELDELRRLAHSGKAYLQEIQQKEAERTGIPSLKIGFNNVFGYYLEVTHAHRHKVPADWIRKQTLTKAERYVTPELKSYEEKILGAEEKILVLEQQIFDALVQSMQDYIPALQANAQVIARLDCIRCFAENALQFHYRRPELHEGDTLEIREGRHPVIEQSLKPGESYIPNDVYLDCSTQQIIILTGPNMSGKSALLRQTALITLMAHVGSFVPASSAKISITDKVFTRVGASDNLSGGESTFMMEMNETASIIHNFTQRSLVILDEIGRGTSTYDGISIAWSIVEYLHDGTPHHPKTLFATHYHELNELEKHLERVKNFHITHTESGNKIIFLRKLAPGGSRHSFGIHVARMAGMPPELVKRAEEILHELEARQPEKDAPGHAIPPKAHYQLSIFDEQTLIFQQIRQMLHEVDINRLTPVEALIKLNEIKKLIR
- a CDS encoding Dps family protein; translation: MKANIGIPEKNLQEEAKMLNTLLADETVLYIKTRNYHWNLESHSFAEIHRFLEEQYTMLAGMIDELAERIRQLGHYAVATLEDYLKLTNLTEGQAGETQEKALQILLDDHETLIREIRKMAKQADEEYEDAGTNDFLVGLMEKHEKMAWMLRSYLPNRKS
- the kdsA gene encoding 3-deoxy-8-phosphooctulonate synthase, with translation MKIVHNEKHDRFVLMNTERISAIEFLFQGQSRDPEMFFLIAGPCVVENEDLVMTVAGEVKRICQRLGIPYIFKSSYRKANRTKADSFTGIGDEKALRLLQKTGKEWQLPVLTDIHTPPEAAMAAEYVDVLQIPAFLCRQTELLQAAGSTGKVVNIKKGQFVSGEAMKFAVEKVRQTGNGKIILTERGSMFGYGDLVVDFRNVPIMQAAGVPVVVDCTHSLQQPNQASGVTGGKPQLIETIACAAIATGADGIFIETHPEPARALSDGANMLALHLMEPLLEKLVRIRRALRTS
- a CDS encoding NAD-dependent epimerase/dehydratase family protein, which codes for MPVKERILVIGACGQIGVELTLALRKIYEPQHVIAADLRDEHPLLKGTGPYVTLDVMNREMLHVLVIRHHITQIYHLAAILSATAEKNPALAWHINMQSLIHVLEIAREENLHKVYWPSSIAVFGRGAPRQQTPQHTILEPTTAYGISKLAGERWCEYYHERYGVDVRSLRYPGLISYKSSPGGGTTDYAIEMFQAAVENRTYTCPLAPDARLPMMYMPDAIRATIELMEAPADRISLHSSYNLHAFHFSPTELAAAIRKHVPEFEICYQPDFRQQIAESWPESIDDSQARRDWGWKPAFDLESMTVDMLQNLQQLRKKN
- the dapB gene encoding 4-hydroxy-tetrahydrodipicolinate reductase; its protein translation is MKIALIGYGRMGKTIEPIVLQRGHEILCRVDVDNRADWLKPEKLSAADVAIEFTTPESAVDNILACFEAGVPVVCGTTGWLHRWPEVAQRCREQNQTLVYASNFSLGVNLFFALNKYLAQLMAAYPQYEVDIREIHHTGKKDAPSGTAITLAEQILQRISRKKQWVNRPAERPDELSVISERVDPVPGIHVVKYSSAVDEIEIRHTAHSREGFALGAVLAAEWVKGKKGIFSMEDVLGLK
- a CDS encoding DUF5683 domain-containing protein → MFRPYHLFSGLIRHFACLRAKGRFVCGLLGLCICTGLLMPRYAKAQQPVVTDTIHVLADTIFVRDTLPRKADTTHAPAAISAADTIRMQPDTTIAQPDTTMAQPVHDPRLAALYSAVLPGLGQAYNHKYWKIPIAYAGLGVAAGVFIYNYKQYILFRDAYRLSFTGQKTGDPFVDQYGPQDQKRIRDIYRQYVDYSALAFMGVYVINIVDALVDAHLYYFNVSDNLSLRLQPVIHSGYVGYGLVMNLDKQK
- a CDS encoding ParB/RepB/Spo0J family partition protein, which translates into the protein MSAAPHKKEALGKGIRSLLQHIDADFKSPSGTLAEEKIISATNFERIPLDQIEVNPMQPRRDFDEKALVELAHSIQTHDVIQPITVSRIGHRQYRLIAGERRLRAARIAGLKDIPAFIREADDQQLLEWALTENLQRQDLNAIETALSYRRLMEECGLTQEQVAERIGKDRTTVTNYLRLLKLPPDIQVAVRSGEISMGHARAIINIENIEQQLFVFHEIIRKKLSVRQTEELVRQLDRRHKNKPAASGTQLPPAYQRIQDQLTDLFSTRVKLQRNQSGKGHIAIDFYSDEELNRILELLQRIRG
- a CDS encoding ParA family protein translates to MGKIIALANQKGGVGKTTTAINLSASLAVLEYKTLLVDADPQANSTTGLGFDLRNIQQSVYDCMVNEARARDVILQTEMKDLQLLPAHIDLVGAELELIHHPNREHVLKQVLEPLKPEYDFIIIDCSPSLGLITVNALTAADSVIIPVQCEFFALEGLGKLLNTIKIVQTRLNTSLEIEGILLTMYDGRLRLSNQILSEIRHHFNDLVFDTIIHRNTRLAEAPSLGKPAVLYDADSNGALHYLNLAREILQKNDATRIKLKDKIIA
- a CDS encoding metal-dependent hydrolase codes for the protein MKFTYYGHACFAVQVGQHHILFDPFITPNELARHIDIHQIPADYILVSHGHADHVADVAAIAKRTGATIVSNFEIIEWFQGQGFQKVHPMNHGGSWTFDFGKVKYVHAIHSSKLPDGTNGGNPGGFVCQTAQGNFYYSGDTALTLDMQLIPRYARIDFAVFPIGDNFTMGYEDALVAAELVQTERVVGVHYDTFGYIKIDKEAARKAFQEAGRQLLLPGIGETIEL
- a CDS encoding NADPH-dependent FMN reductase; translation: MEMEEITVIAGTNRPGSRTLPIARQYIRLLQDYPVSTHLLSLEGLDLNKRTEQLKEIEDTLIIPVQKFIFILPEYNGSFSGAVKTFIDLTRYKECWYFKKALLTGVAEGKGGNLRGLEHFTGVLHFLKIVVHPNKLPISSVRQLVNAQGEITDEQTLRLIRQQIEEFLAL